One part of the Quercus lobata isolate SW786 chromosome 7, ValleyOak3.0 Primary Assembly, whole genome shotgun sequence genome encodes these proteins:
- the LOC115952328 gene encoding transcription repressor OFP1, translating to MGNYRFKLSDMMPNAWFYKLKDMGKGRNHNTPTTKKKKQPTSSSATQSSKPKQPHQYIPRKSYYFTRDLIPTDHRLYNSPITNPKPKASDNHFHDPPRKSSKQRVKKRTLRSSSPKLVTSSVSAGCNCGSTLDSMWTRSDSPPAYSSSSSPFDTSPETEFHEPEFRSDRILATESLVSWSRSCACNVNSNANDIVFNVDDKSLPSKFGKLDGFDSLSELELAPIITKPAKFNDIEKKEEPTKYRSSAAKFEERNAHGSLSVKVVKEERLTTKEQRNSPVKRLSLNSPGGVRLRMNNSPRIASKKIQALNRKSVSSTSSSSSRRSLSDSFAVVKSSFDPQRDFRNSMVEMIVENNIRASKDLEDLLACYLSLNSDQYHELIIKVFKQIWFDLTDIQLK from the coding sequence ATGGGTAATTACAGGTTCAAGTTGTCAGATATGATGCCTAATGCCTGGTTTTACAAACTCAAAGACATGGGCAAAGGTAGAAACCACAATACCCCTactacaaagaagaaaaaacaaccAACATCATCTTCAGCAACACAATCCTCAAAACCAAAGCAACCCCACCAATACATCCCTAGAAAATCCTACTACTTCACAAGGGACCTTATCCCAACTGATCATAGACTCTATAACTCTCCTATAACTAACCCAAAACCAAAAGCCTCTGACAACCATTTCCATGACCCACCAAGGAAATCTTCCAAACAAAGAGTCAAGAAAAGAACTTTGAGGTCTTCTTCACCTAAGCTTGTCACTTCCTCTGTCTCTGCTGGTTGTAACTGTGGTTCCACGCTTGACTCAATGTGGACCAGATCAGATTCTCCACCTGcgtactcttcttcttcttcgccTTTTGATACCTCACCTGAGACTGAATTTCACGAGCCTGAATTCAGGTCTGACCGTATTCTTGCTACTGAGTCATTGGTGTCATGGTCAAGATCTTGTGCCTGCAATGTTAATTCTAATGCTAATGACATTGTTTTCAACGTGGATGATAAGTCTTTGCCTAGTAAATTCGGAAAGCTAGATGGGTTTGATTCCTTATCCGAGCTTGAACTTGCTCCTATCATAACCAAGCCAGCTAAATTCAATGATatagagaagaaggaagagccAACAAAGTATAGGAGCAGCGCAGCTAAATTTGAAGAAAGAAATGCACACGGGTCTTTATCGGTAAAGGTCgtgaaggaagagagacttACAACGAAAGAGCAGAGAAATAGTCCTGTAAAAAGATTGTCTTTGAATTCTCCAGGAGGAGTCAGGCTTAGAATGAATAATTCTCCAAGAATCGCaagtaagaaaattcaagcACTCAATCGTAAAAGTGTGTCATCAACCTCAAGTTCAAGCTCAAGGAGGAGTCTTTCAGATAGCTTTGCTGTAGTGAAGTCTTCCTTTGATCCTCAGAGAGATTTCAGGAATTCAATGGTGGAGATGATTGTGGAAAACAACATCAGGGCTTCAAAGGACCTTGAAGACCTTCTTGCTTGTTATCTTTCTTTGAATTCAGATCAATACCATGAGCTTATTATCAAGGTGTTCAAGCAAATCTGGTTTGATCTGACTGACATCCAATTGAAGTAA